The following is a genomic window from Fibrobacterota bacterium.
CACCAGCGGCAATTCGGATCTGAGACCGGAACGGAACCTGACTTTCGAGGCCGGGGCCGGATTCGAAAAGCCCCGCCAAGGCATTTCCGCGGACCTGACCTATTTCCAGACCGAGGTGGAGGATCGCATCGCCGCGCGGACCGTCAGCGGAGCGGCCCTTCCCTTCGCCATGCTCGATGGGGATACCGTGGCTTCCCGGACCACTTTCGTCAATGCCAATGCCTCCCATATGCGCGGGATCGAATTGCGGTTGTCCTTGGATGCCGGGGCTTTGCTCAAATGGAACCGCTCCTTGCGCGTGTTCGCCAATTCCACCCGCATTCTCGAAGCGGAAGATGAAACGGTGACCCTCACCCGGGACGGGCTCCGGGATAGCCTGGAGAAGACCACCGATATCAAGAATGTCGGTAAGGTGAATACCACCTTCGGCATCGAATATGAGGATCGCTCCTTCCTGGCGGCCCGGTTCTCGGGACGGTATTTGGGCGAGCGCAAGGATACGGAATTCAGCGATCCCCGCTACCCGGACATCCGGTATCCTGAATTCCTGATTTTCGATGCCACGGCGATTTTTCAGGTGAGGGCTGGGACCGCCGTAACCTTTACCGCGGCCAACCTTCTTGATCAGAACTATTACGAAAAGCGCGGATTCAACCTGCCGGGCAGGAATTTCCGCTTGGACGTTTCGCAGAAACTCTGAAGGAGCCATCGGCCATGGGTAAAATGCATATCCTCTCGGCGTTAGGCGCCGCAGTCGCGGCGGTTACGATAGCGGCCGGACCAAGCCCCGGCGCCGATCTGTTTCCGGATAAAGCAGTGGTGAAATACGCCAAGGGCTTTACCCTCCGCTATTTCAAGTCCTTCAAGGTCGTGGAGGTCATCAATCCATTCAGCCATGCCCCGGATACGACACGCTATGTCTTGGTTCCCAGGGGCAAGCCCACCCCTCCCGAGTTCGCCAAAGCCACCCGTGTCGATATCCCCATCCGCACGGTCATCTGCCTTTCTACGACCCATATCAGCCTATTGGATTTCCTGGGTGCGATAGATCGGATCGTGGGTATGTCCGACACTGCGAGGCTGGTCAACCCCAAGGTGTTGGCCAGGGCGCGCGCCGGCCAAATCGTCGAAGTGGGCCGTGATGAGACATTGAACGAGGAGCGGGTCCTGACCCTGGCGCCGGACCTCCTTATGACGGTCGGCTTCACGGGAAAGGATATCGGTTCTCACCGGACCTTGATGGAAAGTGGGATCGCCGTCCTGGCCAATTCGGAATGGATGGAGAACTCCGTGTTGGGACGCATGGAATGGGTCAAGCTGGTCGGGGCCTTTTTGGATCGGGACGGCATCGCCGAGCGGAAATTCGACTCGCTGGAAGCGGAGTATGGGAAGGTCAAACGGCTCGCCGCAAGCGCGCGGAACAGGCCCAAGGTGATAGGAGGCACCAGCCGGAAAGGCGTTTGGACCGTTCCCGGAGGCAGAAGCTATGTGGCCGGTCTGCTCCGGGATGCCGGAGCCGAATTTCCCTTCGCCGATGACACTACGTCGGGCATCCGGAATCTCGGATTCGAGACGGTTTACCGGGCAGGAGTCGATGCCGATTTCTGGCTCAACGCGGAAGGGGCCAAATCCCTAAAGGACATTGAGGATGAAGATGAGCGTTACCGGGACTTCAAAGCCTTCAAGGCCAATCGGGTGTTCAGCAATACCAAACGCATGGCTCCCAACGGCAGTAACGACTATTGGGAATCCGGAGTCGTGAATCCGCATCTGCTCCTTTCCGATTTGGTGAAGGTGCTGCATCCCGAATTGTTGCCGGACTACCGGCTTTACTATACCAAGGCCCTAGAGTAAAAGTTGGAAACGATGATCAACCTGGCTAACCGGAAAAATGCTCCCGCTTCGGCGGTCCGGGAGGGCCGCTTTTCCTTTGCGGCGATCCTATCCGGGCTTTTCCTGGCCGCCTTCGCGCTTTTCATCCTGGATATCACCGTAGGTCCGGTGCATATCCCCATCAAGGATATCCTCAAGGTCGTGGGGGGGATGGAAATCGATTCGACCGGCATCACGAACATCATCGAGAAGATCCGCATCCCCAAAGCAATCGCCGCGGTCCTGGTCGGCGCGGCGCTCGCCGCCAGCGGTCTCCTGATGCAAACCCTGTTCAGGAATCCCCTGGCGGGCCCCGATGTCCTCGGCATTACCTCGGGCGCGAGCCTCGGCGTATCCCTCGTTATGCTGGCGGGGGGCGCCATTCCCACGGTTCAGGCAATCAAGCAGACGGGTGCGCTGGGAGGGTGGATTATCGTCGTCGCCGCCAGCATGGGTTCGGCGCTGGTGTTGCTCGTCGTCCTCGCCATCTCGGCCAAGGTCAAGGACAACGCATCCTTGATGATCATCGGCATCATGGCCGGGGCCCTGACGATTTCCCTCGTCAGCCTGATGCTGTACCTGGCCTCGCCGGAGCAAATCCAGGATTACCTGATGTGGACGTTCGGCACCATCGGAGGCGTTTCGGGCAAGCATCTCTGGACCCTCGGCTCGGTCGTGGCCGGAGGCTTGGGTCTGGCGCTGGCGGCTTCGAAGCCTTTGAACATACTGCTCATCGGCGAAAACTATGCCCGCTCCCTCGGGCTATCCGTTTTCCGATCCCGGATCCTCATCATCGCCGCGACCTGCCTACTCTCCGGAAGTGTCACGGCCTTCTGCGGACCCATCGGGTTCATCGGCCTGGCCGTGCCTCACCTATGCCGGGCCCTATTGCATACCTCCGATCATCTGCGCCTGATCCTGGCAGCTTGCGTGATGGGATCCATCGTGGTGCTCGCCTGCGACATCGTCACCCAATTGCCGGGAAGCCGAAGCCTGATGCCCCTCAATGTCATGACCTCTATCGTCGGCGCCCCGGTGGTCATCTGGGTCATCGCGCGCGTGAAGCACCGGAAAAGCCCTTTTTGAAGGCGGCACCTATGAAGCTGTTGG
Proteins encoded in this region:
- a CDS encoding TonB-dependent receptor → TSGNSDLRPERNLTFEAGAGFEKPRQGISADLTYFQTEVEDRIAARTVSGAALPFAMLDGDTVASRTTFVNANASHMRGIELRLSLDAGALLKWNRSLRVFANSTRILEAEDETVTLTRDGLRDSLEKTTDIKNVGKVNTTFGIEYEDRSFLAARFSGRYLGERKDTEFSDPRYPDIRYPEFLIFDATAIFQVRAGTAVTFTAANLLDQNYYEKRGFNLPGRNFRLDVSQKL
- a CDS encoding ABC transporter substrate-binding protein — translated: MGKMHILSALGAAVAAVTIAAGPSPGADLFPDKAVVKYAKGFTLRYFKSFKVVEVINPFSHAPDTTRYVLVPRGKPTPPEFAKATRVDIPIRTVICLSTTHISLLDFLGAIDRIVGMSDTARLVNPKVLARARAGQIVEVGRDETLNEERVLTLAPDLLMTVGFTGKDIGSHRTLMESGIAVLANSEWMENSVLGRMEWVKLVGAFLDRDGIAERKFDSLEAEYGKVKRLAASARNRPKVIGGTSRKGVWTVPGGRSYVAGLLRDAGAEFPFADDTTSGIRNLGFETVYRAGVDADFWLNAEGAKSLKDIEDEDERYRDFKAFKANRVFSNTKRMAPNGSNDYWESGVVNPHLLLSDLVKVLHPELLPDYRLYYTKALE
- a CDS encoding iron ABC transporter permease, whose translation is MINLANRKNAPASAVREGRFSFAAILSGLFLAAFALFILDITVGPVHIPIKDILKVVGGMEIDSTGITNIIEKIRIPKAIAAVLVGAALAASGLLMQTLFRNPLAGPDVLGITSGASLGVSLVMLAGGAIPTVQAIKQTGALGGWIIVVAASMGSALVLLVVLAISAKVKDNASLMIIGIMAGALTISLVSLMLYLASPEQIQDYLMWTFGTIGGVSGKHLWTLGSVVAGGLGLALAASKPLNILLIGENYARSLGLSVFRSRILIIAATCLLSGSVTAFCGPIGFIGLAVPHLCRALLHTSDHLRLILAACVMGSIVVLACDIVTQLPGSRSLMPLNVMTSIVGAPVVIWVIARVKHRKSPF